In the genome of Fulvivirga maritima, one region contains:
- a CDS encoding gliding motility-associated C-terminal domain-containing protein translates to MSSYIKNIIRFTAFSFLSLFVAFANEVQATHLRAGEIIVRRISCDANRYEITIIVYTDTGSDVRFGEGLLDFGDGSDPIQLPQIDNTSRGDLGQEVGTASFTTVHSYSSAGRYKIGYVEANRNEGVLNINNSVNTTFYVETEIFIDPFVGCNNSPVLLIPPIDRACPGVAFYHNPGAYDPDGDSLSYELVTPKMNLGTDVNGYEHPNDQQFYNSYADANENMDGPPDFEIDPITGDLTWDSPGAIGEYNIAFVVREWRFLAGEWVPMGFVTRDMQIIVEDCENERPELIIPEDICVEAGESVEEAIIGTDPDGDQVKIEAASVVFDRGATLEPDSVFRNSPLTADFTWQTSCEDINLNPYQVTFKVSDNPPEGPSLVSFATWNITVVGPAPELVAANQENQSIVLDWDEYTCQNADQIQIWRRVDSNPYEPDDCETGIREEAGYQLLTEVDPMSVTYRDNDLSPGAKYCYRLVATFPSPYGGESIVSNEICSEPTLATEPVITRVSVDVTDEVAGEITVEWREPFDLGSLTAPLNYRIYRSEGQTGSANRIMVEDNIVVTSTDPVLTTYVDTGLNTTDLSYNYEVVLMDGADEIPSEGTATKASSVRLTPVPELKRIRLEWEAVVPWSNTIVDPPEDSRHLIFRGEEGATEDELVLIDEVDVTQYGYVYVDSGQFDNTELRDDIMYCYRIMTKGTYGNPDIYSPLLNYSQIVCAQPSDTVPPCQPVVTISQPDCESNSCGFTEFENELSWEVGFEGECESNDVSYYEVYYAESTESEFELLTTVETTSFTHRNLDSYKGCYRVRAVDRSGNISEFSESFCIDNCPHYELPNLLTPNNDNCNDVFSAYGQEGSMQDENGNVISQCGEVLDPTKCARFVKSVDFTVFNRWGKEVYRYEGNAGSENGIYINWDGRDESGANLSSGVYYYLADVTFDVVDPSNAKQQMKGWIHIMR, encoded by the coding sequence GTGAGTAGCTACATTAAGAATATAATAAGATTTACGGCTTTTTCATTCCTGTCATTATTTGTGGCATTTGCTAACGAAGTGCAGGCTACCCACCTGAGGGCCGGAGAAATAATTGTTAGAAGAATTTCCTGTGATGCTAATAGATACGAGATCACTATAATAGTGTATACTGATACCGGCTCAGATGTTAGATTTGGAGAAGGATTATTGGACTTTGGTGATGGTAGCGATCCTATTCAGCTTCCGCAAATAGATAATACTTCAAGGGGTGATTTAGGGCAAGAGGTAGGAACTGCCAGCTTTACCACGGTTCACTCATATTCTTCAGCAGGAAGATATAAAATAGGTTACGTTGAGGCAAATAGAAATGAAGGGGTACTTAATATTAACAACTCTGTTAATACCACCTTTTATGTAGAGACAGAGATTTTTATTGATCCTTTTGTGGGATGTAATAATTCTCCGGTCTTACTTATCCCACCAATTGATAGGGCTTGTCCTGGTGTTGCATTTTACCATAACCCTGGTGCTTATGATCCTGATGGTGATAGCCTTTCTTATGAATTAGTTACCCCTAAAATGAATTTAGGTACTGATGTTAATGGTTATGAGCATCCAAATGATCAGCAGTTTTATAATAGTTATGCTGATGCTAACGAAAATATGGATGGACCACCGGATTTCGAAATAGATCCGATAACTGGTGATTTAACCTGGGATTCTCCTGGAGCCATTGGGGAATATAATATTGCCTTTGTGGTCAGAGAATGGAGATTTCTAGCCGGCGAGTGGGTGCCTATGGGCTTTGTAACCCGAGATATGCAAATTATAGTAGAAGATTGTGAGAATGAAAGACCGGAGCTTATCATTCCAGAAGATATATGTGTGGAAGCTGGTGAGTCAGTAGAAGAGGCTATAATTGGCACTGATCCTGATGGTGATCAGGTAAAAATAGAGGCAGCTTCTGTTGTTTTTGACAGAGGAGCTACTTTAGAGCCAGATTCCGTTTTTAGAAATTCTCCCCTAACTGCGGATTTTACATGGCAAACCTCTTGTGAAGATATCAATCTTAATCCTTATCAAGTAACTTTTAAAGTATCAGATAATCCTCCTGAAGGCCCTTCATTGGTGAGTTTTGCTACTTGGAATATTACGGTGGTCGGTCCAGCACCTGAACTGGTCGCCGCTAATCAGGAGAACCAAAGTATAGTTTTAGATTGGGATGAATACACCTGTCAGAATGCTGATCAGATACAGATTTGGCGAAGGGTAGATAGTAATCCATACGAACCGGATGACTGTGAAACAGGTATAAGAGAAGAGGCAGGGTATCAGCTGTTAACAGAGGTTGATCCTATGTCAGTTACATACAGAGATAATGATCTTTCTCCAGGAGCTAAGTATTGTTATAGATTAGTGGCTACTTTCCCAAGTCCTTATGGGGGGGAGAGTATTGTTTCCAATGAAATTTGCTCAGAACCTACGTTAGCCACCGAGCCAGTTATTACCAGAGTAAGTGTAGACGTAACTGACGAAGTAGCAGGTGAAATTACAGTTGAATGGAGAGAGCCATTTGATTTAGGATCCCTGACTGCGCCTCTTAATTATAGAATATATAGGTCTGAAGGTCAAACAGGTAGTGCCAATCGAATAATGGTAGAAGATAATATAGTGGTGACTAGTACAGATCCTGTGTTAACAACCTACGTAGATACTGGTCTTAATACCACAGATCTTTCTTATAATTATGAAGTAGTACTCATGGATGGGGCGGATGAGATCCCCTCAGAAGGTACAGCTACTAAGGCTTCAAGTGTAAGGCTTACACCCGTACCTGAGCTAAAAAGGATAAGGCTGGAATGGGAAGCTGTGGTACCATGGTCTAATACCATTGTGGATCCACCGGAAGATAGTAGGCACCTAATTTTTAGAGGAGAAGAAGGAGCTACCGAAGATGAGTTAGTGCTGATTGATGAAGTAGATGTGACTCAGTATGGATACGTGTATGTTGATTCTGGCCAATTTGATAATACGGAGCTTAGAGATGATATAATGTACTGCTATCGTATTATGACAAAAGGTACTTATGGTAATCCTGATATTTATTCACCTTTGTTAAATTACTCGCAGATTGTATGTGCACAGCCAAGTGATACAGTACCTCCTTGCCAGCCCGTAGTTACTATTTCACAACCTGATTGTGAAAGTAATTCTTGTGGTTTTACTGAATTTGAGAATGAATTATCTTGGGAAGTTGGCTTTGAAGGAGAGTGTGAAAGTAATGATGTGTCTTACTATGAAGTGTATTATGCAGAGAGCACTGAATCCGAATTTGAATTATTAACAACTGTAGAAACTACCTCTTTTACTCATAGAAATCTTGATTCTTATAAAGGTTGTTATAGGGTTAGGGCAGTAGATCGATCTGGTAATATCAGTGAATTTAGTGAGTCATTTTGTATTGATAACTGTCCTCATTATGAGTTACCTAATTTACTTACCCCAAATAATGATAACTGTAATGATGTGTTTAGTGCTTACGGGCAAGAAGGTAGCATGCAAGATGAAAATGGCAATGTGATATCACAATGTGGTGAAGTATTGGATCCTACTAAATGCGCCAGATTCGTTAAGTCAGTAGATTTTACTGTATTTAACAGATGGGGTAAAGAAGTATATCGCTATGAAGGAAATGCTGGCTCTGAAAATGGTATTTATATCAACTGGGATGGTAGAGATGAGTCTGGAGCAAACTTATCTTCAGGAGTATATTATTACCTGGCTGATGTGACTTTTGATGTAGTAGACCCATCTAATGCTAAACAACAGATGAAAGGATGGATACACATAATGAGATAA
- a CDS encoding thiol-disulfide oxidoreductase DCC family protein, producing the protein MDTHNEIIEPNKEDIVFFDGVCNLCNGFVNYIIDRDTEKQYVFASLQSDQSQKLLKNYDFDPSRLSSVALLKSDGELLVKSDAALKILTSLGGKLKLLSVFYVFPSFLRDFFYDIIARYRYKWFGRKDQCRIPTPELKQRFLDAY; encoded by the coding sequence ATGGATACACATAATGAGATAATAGAGCCAAATAAGGAGGATATAGTATTCTTTGACGGAGTATGCAATCTGTGCAACGGTTTTGTTAACTACATTATAGATAGAGATACAGAAAAGCAGTATGTATTCGCCTCTTTACAATCTGATCAGTCTCAAAAATTACTTAAAAACTATGATTTCGATCCATCAAGGTTGAGTTCTGTGGCTTTATTAAAAAGTGATGGAGAATTATTAGTGAAGAGTGATGCAGCTCTGAAAATACTTACCAGCTTGGGAGGTAAGCTAAAGCTGTTGTCTGTTTTTTATGTCTTCCCTTCTTTTTTGAGAGACTTTTTTTATGACATTATAGCCCGCTATCGCTATAAATGGTTTGGCAGAAAAGACCAGTGTAGAATACCTACTCCAGAGTTAAAGCAACGTTTTTTAGATGCTTATTAA
- the fabD gene encoding ACP S-malonyltransferase — protein sequence MKAFVFPGQGAQFTGMGKELYENNEQAKGMFETANDILGFKITDIMFEGSADDLKQTNVTQPAVFIHSVVLASQAENFSPDMVAGHSLGEFSALVANKTLTFEDGLKLVSQRAQAMQKACKKNPSTMAAVLGLEDAAVEEVCAAIDGVVVAANYNCPGQLVISGSNEAVAEACVKLKEAGAKRALPLAVGGAFHSPLMESAQVELEAAIKETTFSTPICPVYQNVNAQPASDIEVIKTNLIAQLTAPVKWTQSVQQMVTDGATEFVECGPGKVLQGLVKKIASGVEVSGVS from the coding sequence ATGAAGGCATTTGTATTCCCAGGACAGGGAGCTCAGTTTACAGGAATGGGTAAAGAGTTGTATGAAAACAATGAGCAGGCCAAAGGCATGTTTGAAACTGCTAATGATATTCTTGGGTTTAAAATCACTGATATAATGTTTGAAGGATCAGCAGATGATTTGAAGCAAACCAATGTGACACAACCTGCTGTTTTTATTCATTCTGTAGTATTAGCTTCTCAGGCAGAAAATTTCTCTCCTGATATGGTGGCTGGTCACTCGCTGGGAGAATTCTCTGCGTTGGTAGCCAATAAAACACTTACTTTCGAAGATGGACTCAAGCTGGTTTCTCAGCGTGCTCAGGCTATGCAAAAAGCATGTAAGAAAAACCCTTCTACTATGGCCGCTGTGCTTGGCTTAGAAGATGCGGCTGTAGAAGAAGTATGTGCTGCTATAGACGGTGTAGTAGTAGCAGCTAATTATAACTGCCCAGGTCAGCTTGTAATTTCTGGTTCTAACGAGGCAGTAGCAGAGGCTTGTGTTAAGCTTAAAGAGGCTGGCGCAAAAAGAGCATTGCCTTTAGCTGTAGGAGGTGCTTTCCACTCACCATTGATGGAGTCTGCGCAAGTGGAGCTGGAGGCTGCTATAAAAGAGACTACCTTCTCAACTCCTATTTGTCCTGTATATCAGAACGTGAATGCTCAGCCAGCATCTGATATTGAAGTGATAAAAACAAATTTAATAGCACAGCTTACGGCTCCTGTAAAATGGACTCAGTCTGTACAGCAAATGGTAACTGATGGGGCTACGGAATTCGTAGAATGCGGTCCTGGAAAAGTATTACAAGGGCTAGTGAAAAAAATAGCTTCTGGTGTAGAGGTTAGCGGTGTTAGCTAA
- the folK gene encoding 2-amino-4-hydroxy-6-hydroxymethyldihydropteridine diphosphokinase encodes MMEGIYLLLGSNLGDKKNMLEQARKLISHEIGTIIKASALYETAAWGKEDQPSFYNQVVEVKSTLSAADILSQIQKIETDLGRVRLEKWGSRVIDIDILYYHDAVINDENLSVPHPGIPDRKFTLEPLVEIAPNYIHPVLKVSNQELLIKCSDSLDVKRID; translated from the coding sequence ATGATGGAAGGAATATATTTACTCTTAGGTTCAAATTTAGGTGATAAGAAAAACATGTTAGAGCAGGCTAGAAAGCTGATATCACATGAAATAGGCACCATTATCAAAGCGTCTGCGCTATACGAAACTGCCGCGTGGGGCAAGGAAGATCAACCTTCATTTTACAATCAGGTAGTAGAGGTTAAATCTACACTATCTGCGGCTGATATTTTGAGCCAGATTCAGAAAATAGAAACTGATCTTGGTAGAGTACGATTGGAGAAATGGGGCAGCAGAGTCATTGATATTGATATTCTTTATTATCATGACGCGGTAATTAATGATGAAAACTTAAGCGTTCCTCATCCGGGAATACCAGACCGCAAATTTACTCTAGAGCCTTTAGTAGAAATAGCTCCCAACTACATTCACCCTGTTTTAAAGGTCAGTAATCAGGAGCTACTTATTAAATGTAGTGATTCTTTAGATGTAAAAAGAATTGATTAG
- the sppA gene encoding signal peptide peptidase SppA: protein MKFLRNFLASFLALVIFSVLGTLVFVGVISVMSAEETVKVSSKSILHLKLNKPISEVEFENPFGEVGFVASSASSMGLVQLKEVIADAKTNENIEGIFLETPMLNAGTATIEEIRLALEDFKTSGKFVVAYNEYYTEGAYYLSSVADKIYMHPEGDLEFNGLSANVTFLKGLFDKLKVEPQIFRVGQFKSAVEPLMRTDMSEENRLQLTSMLNSVNNHLIANVANSRGLSEADVKQMSDEMLARQPEDAVKYGLLDSLTYYDGVISFLKKKIGIDADKDLSLVKYEKYKKSFSNYKSSDNEVAVIVASGEIVSGEGDINNIGSNAFVKEIRKAREDDEIKAVVLRINSPGGSFVASDIMWREIKLTSEMKPVIASMSDVAASGGYYMSMACDTIVAQPNTITGSIGIFGVIFNFKDFLNEKLGITNEEVNTGKYSGMMTVTRPLTEEESSIVQEDINKGYETFVTKAAQGRGMSVEAIKAVASGRVWTGEQAKTNGLVDVLGDFDDAIEIAANAAGVQDDYKIRYYPKQRSIFEEFFKELEGDTKSEAIKAELGELYPYFEMLKKTENLKGVQARLPYELNLN from the coding sequence ATGAAATTCTTAAGAAACTTTCTAGCCTCATTTTTAGCGCTGGTGATCTTCAGTGTACTGGGTACATTGGTTTTTGTAGGCGTTATTTCGGTTATGTCAGCAGAAGAGACGGTTAAGGTCTCATCAAAAAGTATTCTACATCTTAAGTTGAATAAGCCTATTTCAGAGGTGGAGTTTGAAAACCCTTTTGGGGAAGTGGGATTTGTGGCCAGTTCGGCTAGCTCAATGGGGCTGGTACAGCTGAAAGAGGTAATAGCTGATGCTAAAACCAATGAGAATATAGAAGGTATATTTTTAGAAACGCCCATGTTAAATGCGGGTACTGCCACTATAGAAGAAATTAGGTTAGCTCTGGAAGACTTCAAAACTTCAGGCAAATTTGTGGTGGCATATAACGAATACTATACAGAAGGTGCTTATTACCTTTCTTCAGTGGCTGATAAAATATATATGCACCCTGAGGGAGATTTAGAATTTAATGGGTTATCTGCCAATGTTACTTTCTTGAAGGGCTTATTTGATAAGTTGAAAGTGGAACCTCAAATTTTTAGAGTAGGGCAATTTAAAAGTGCTGTTGAACCTCTCATGCGAACTGATATGAGTGAGGAGAACAGGCTTCAGCTTACTTCTATGTTAAATAGTGTAAACAATCATTTAATAGCTAATGTAGCAAATAGCAGAGGCTTGTCAGAAGCTGATGTAAAACAGATGTCAGATGAAATGCTCGCCAGGCAACCTGAAGATGCCGTGAAATATGGGCTTTTGGATAGCCTCACTTATTATGATGGGGTAATTTCCTTTTTGAAGAAAAAAATAGGCATTGATGCTGATAAGGACCTTTCGCTAGTGAAATATGAGAAGTATAAAAAGAGTTTTAGTAATTATAAAAGCTCTGATAATGAAGTGGCAGTAATCGTTGCTTCTGGTGAAATTGTGTCAGGAGAAGGAGATATCAATAATATTGGCTCAAACGCATTTGTTAAAGAAATAAGAAAGGCTCGCGAGGATGATGAGATAAAAGCGGTGGTGCTAAGAATAAATTCTCCGGGAGGTAGCTTCGTTGCTTCTGATATCATGTGGAGAGAGATTAAATTGACCAGTGAGATGAAGCCTGTTATTGCTTCTATGTCTGATGTAGCGGCTTCAGGAGGTTATTATATGAGTATGGCTTGCGATACTATTGTAGCTCAGCCTAACACCATAACTGGTTCCATCGGTATTTTTGGAGTGATCTTTAATTTTAAGGATTTTCTAAATGAAAAATTAGGAATTACTAATGAAGAGGTTAACACCGGAAAATATTCTGGAATGATGACTGTAACCAGACCATTAACCGAAGAGGAAAGTTCGATAGTACAAGAAGATATCAATAAGGGATATGAAACTTTTGTCACCAAGGCTGCTCAAGGAAGAGGTATGAGTGTTGAGGCTATTAAAGCGGTGGCCTCCGGCCGTGTGTGGACTGGAGAGCAAGCGAAAACCAATGGCTTGGTCGATGTTCTAGGTGATTTTGATGATGCCATAGAAATAGCGGCTAATGCTGCAGGGGTTCAGGATGATTACAAAATTAGATATTACCCTAAACAAAGATCTATTTTTGAGGAGTTCTTTAAGGAGCTTGAAGGAGATACTAAATCGGAGGCTATAAAGGCTGAACTGGGAGAGTTATATCCTTATTTTGAAATGCTCAAAAAAACTGAGAACTTGAAAGGGGTTCAGGCCAGATTACCATATGAATTGAATCTAAATTAG
- the bioB gene encoding biotin synthase BioB — MTEIRNDWTREEISEIYHSPLLDLIYRGATVHREYHDTGEVQVCTLLSVKTGGCPEDCAYCPQAARYQTDVKVHKLLPTEEVLQKAKEAKDAGSTRFCMGAAWREVRDNKDFDRVLDMVKGVNAMDMEVCCTLGMLTEDQAMKLKDAGLYAYNHNLDTSEEHYEEIISTRSYDERLETIDNVRKAKISVCSGGIIGMGEGDKDRIGMLLTLATLEEHPESVPVNALVPVEGTPLAEQARVSVWEMIRMIATARIIMPKAMVRLSAGRVKMNMEEQALCFMAGANSIFAGDKLLTTPNNDVVVDEEMFQVLNLKPRKAHKGEATVKFEKIPG, encoded by the coding sequence ATGACTGAAATACGTAACGATTGGACTAGAGAAGAAATTAGTGAAATATATCATTCACCACTGTTAGACTTGATTTATCGTGGAGCTACGGTTCATAGAGAGTATCATGATACGGGTGAAGTTCAGGTGTGTACATTGCTTTCTGTGAAGACAGGGGGCTGTCCTGAAGATTGTGCCTATTGTCCTCAGGCTGCGCGTTATCAAACTGATGTGAAAGTGCATAAGTTGTTGCCTACAGAAGAGGTGTTGCAGAAGGCAAAAGAGGCTAAGGATGCTGGTAGTACCAGATTTTGTATGGGTGCTGCCTGGAGAGAGGTGAGAGATAATAAAGACTTCGACCGCGTACTTGATATGGTGAAAGGGGTTAATGCTATGGATATGGAGGTTTGCTGTACTTTGGGTATGCTTACTGAAGATCAGGCTATGAAGCTTAAAGATGCAGGTCTTTATGCCTATAACCATAACCTGGATACTAGTGAAGAGCATTATGAAGAAATAATCTCAACTCGTAGTTATGATGAGAGATTAGAAACCATAGATAACGTTAGAAAAGCCAAAATATCAGTTTGCTCTGGCGGAATTATAGGAATGGGAGAGGGAGATAAAGATAGAATAGGTATGTTACTTACCTTGGCTACTCTGGAGGAACACCCTGAATCTGTTCCTGTAAATGCTTTGGTGCCTGTTGAAGGTACACCTTTGGCTGAGCAAGCTAGAGTATCTGTTTGGGAGATGATCAGAATGATAGCAACTGCCAGGATTATTATGCCTAAGGCTATGGTGAGATTATCTGCAGGTAGAGTGAAGATGAATATGGAAGAGCAGGCTTTATGCTTTATGGCAGGAGCTAACTCTATCTTCGCAGGAGATAAATTATTAACTACACCTAATAATGATGTAGTAGTGGACGAAGAGATGTTTCAGGTTTTAAACTTAAAGCCTAGAAAAGCCCATAAAGGCGAAGCTACCGTGAAGTTTGAGAAAATACCAGGTTAA